A window of the Glaciimonas sp. CA11.2 genome harbors these coding sequences:
- a CDS encoding site-specific DNA-methyltransferase: MLSWQNKIYGEDALQGMARIPDGSVDLLLADPPYGLGKDYGNDSDKLDTAAYLRWTEEWIDAALPKLKPNGSLYIFLTWRYSPEIFVMLKQRMTMLNEIIWDRRVPSMGGGTRRYSSVHDTIGFFVRGKDHYFDLDAIRIPYDVETKKARSRSIFVGAKWLELGYNPKDVWSVSRLHREHREREDHPTQKPLEIVERMIKASCPPGGVVFDPFMGSGTTAVAARRCGRNFVGFELNPDYCALIEQRLAQLDGEKSFDPAPV, encoded by the coding sequence ATGCTGAGCTGGCAAAACAAAATTTATGGCGAGGATGCCTTACAAGGCATGGCCCGTATCCCGGATGGCTCGGTTGATTTGTTGCTCGCGGACCCGCCATACGGTCTGGGCAAGGATTATGGCAATGATTCCGACAAACTGGATACCGCTGCTTATTTGCGCTGGACTGAAGAATGGATCGATGCGGCGCTACCGAAGCTGAAGCCAAATGGCAGCCTTTATATTTTTCTTACGTGGCGATACTCGCCAGAAATATTCGTGATGCTGAAGCAGCGCATGACGATGCTCAATGAGATTATTTGGGACCGCCGCGTGCCTTCCATGGGCGGCGGCACTCGACGTTACTCTTCGGTACATGACACCATTGGTTTTTTTGTACGCGGCAAGGATCATTATTTCGATCTTGATGCGATCCGGATTCCTTACGATGTCGAAACCAAGAAAGCCCGTTCGCGATCCATATTCGTTGGGGCAAAATGGCTGGAATTGGGCTATAACCCGAAGGACGTATGGAGCGTATCGCGGTTGCATCGTGAACATCGTGAACGCGAAGATCACCCCACGCAAAAACCATTAGAAATCGTCGAACGTATGATCAAAGCATCCTGCCCGCCTGGAGGAGTCGTATTTGATCCGTTTATGGGGAGCGGCACGACAGCCGTTGCAGCCCGACGTTGCGGTCGAAACTTCGTGGGATTTGAATTAAATCCCGACTATTGTGCGTTGATCGAGCAGCGCTTAGCCCAGCTCGACGGTGAAAAATCATTTGACCCGGCGCCAGTCTGA
- the hisB gene encoding imidazoleglycerol-phosphate dehydratase HisB has product MSTARTAAITRNTNETQIRVAINLDGTGQQKLNTGVPFLDHMLDQIVRHGLIDIEVEAVGDLHIDNHHTVEDVGITLGQAFAQAIGDKKGIRRYGHAYVPLDEALSRVVIDFSGRPGLEFHVPFKRAMIGSFDVDLTHEFFQGFVNHALVSLHIDNLRGDNAHHQCETVFKAFGRALRMATELDPRSAGTIPSTKGSL; this is encoded by the coding sequence ATGTCTACCGCCCGTACTGCAGCGATTACCCGCAACACCAATGAGACGCAAATTCGCGTCGCTATCAATCTTGATGGTACCGGTCAGCAAAAGCTGAATACCGGTGTACCTTTTCTCGACCATATGCTGGATCAAATTGTGCGTCATGGTCTGATTGATATTGAAGTCGAGGCGGTTGGCGACTTGCATATTGATAATCATCATACGGTAGAGGATGTCGGTATTACGTTAGGACAAGCGTTTGCCCAGGCGATAGGCGATAAGAAGGGTATCCGACGCTATGGTCACGCGTATGTGCCGCTGGACGAAGCGCTGTCGCGCGTAGTGATTGATTTCTCCGGTCGTCCGGGCTTGGAGTTTCACGTGCCGTTCAAACGTGCCATGATTGGATCGTTTGATGTTGATCTGACCCACGAATTTTTCCAAGGCTTCGTCAATCATGCGTTGGTTTCGTTGCATATTGATAATCTGCGTGGCGATAACGCACACCATCAATGCGAAACAGTGTTCAAGGCTTTCGGTCGTGCCTTACGCATGGCAACTGAACTTGATCCACGCTCGGCTGGCACTATTCCATCGACCAAGGGCAGTCTTTAA
- the hisH gene encoding imidazole glycerol phosphate synthase subunit HisH yields the protein MKKIVIVDYGVGNLRSVAQALRQVAPEADVRISGDVAEIQSADRIVLPGQGAMPDCMRSLRDSGVQEAVLVAARNKPLLGVCIGEQMLFDWSDEGDTPGLGLLPGKVVRFQLDEQLQEDGSRFKVPQMGWNRVHQSRSHPLWQDVADDAYFYFVHSYYAVPADPAHTVGETNYGAPFSCAVARDNIFATQFHPEKSASAGLQLYKNFVHWNP from the coding sequence ATGAAAAAAATTGTTATAGTTGATTATGGCGTCGGCAATTTGCGCTCGGTAGCGCAGGCCTTGCGTCAGGTAGCGCCAGAGGCTGACGTGCGTATTTCAGGTGATGTCGCCGAGATTCAGTCGGCTGACCGCATCGTATTACCGGGTCAGGGAGCAATGCCGGATTGCATGCGCAGCTTGCGTGATTCTGGTGTGCAAGAGGCAGTACTCGTAGCGGCACGCAATAAACCGTTGTTGGGCGTATGCATTGGCGAGCAGATGTTGTTTGACTGGAGCGACGAGGGCGATACGCCAGGTCTGGGTTTGTTGCCGGGCAAAGTGGTGCGTTTCCAACTCGACGAACAGTTGCAGGAAGATGGTTCGCGTTTTAAGGTCCCCCAAATGGGATGGAATCGGGTTCATCAGTCACGCTCTCATCCACTATGGCAGGACGTTGCTGACGACGCGTATTTCTATTTCGTTCATAGTTATTATGCGGTTCCGGCAGATCCTGCTCACACTGTCGGCGAGACCAATTATGGTGCGCCATTCAGTTGTGCGGTCGCACGTGATAATATTTTCGCGACGCAGTTCCACCCGGAGAAAAGTGCCTCTGCGGGTCTGCAGCTTTACAAGAACTTCGTCCACTGGAACCCCTGA
- the hisA gene encoding 1-(5-phosphoribosyl)-5-[(5-phosphoribosylamino)methylideneamino]imidazole-4-carboxamide isomerase, with translation MLLIPAIDLKDGHCVRLKQGDMNQATVFSDDPGKMALHWLEQGARRLHLVDLNGAFAGKPKNESAVKSIIKSVREFALAHGIDEIPVQLGGGIRDLDTIERYLDDGLSYIIIGTAAVKNPGFLHDACSAFPGQIIVGLDARDGKVATDGWSKLSGHEVIDLAKKFEDYGCNSIIYTDIGRDGMMGGVNIEATVKLAQSMSIPVIASGGVHNIDDVEALCAVQDEGIEGVICGRSIYEGTLDLRSAQERADELTESADAEDDLSEQPDADQS, from the coding sequence ATGCTGCTGATACCTGCAATCGACCTGAAAGACGGTCACTGTGTTCGCCTGAAACAAGGTGACATGAACCAAGCCACTGTATTTTCCGATGATCCGGGCAAAATGGCGCTGCATTGGCTAGAGCAAGGCGCACGTCGTCTGCATCTGGTTGATTTGAATGGCGCTTTTGCTGGCAAACCGAAAAATGAGTCAGCCGTTAAATCCATCATCAAATCAGTTCGCGAGTTTGCATTAGCGCACGGCATTGATGAAATTCCGGTGCAATTGGGCGGCGGTATTCGTGATCTCGACACAATTGAACGTTATCTGGACGATGGATTGAGCTACATCATCATTGGCACTGCTGCGGTGAAGAATCCTGGCTTTTTACACGATGCCTGTAGCGCTTTTCCAGGACAAATCATTGTCGGCCTTGATGCGCGGGATGGCAAAGTGGCGACCGATGGCTGGAGCAAACTGTCGGGCCATGAAGTCATCGATCTGGCGAAAAAATTCGAAGATTACGGTTGCAACTCGATCATCTATACCGATATTGGTCGCGATGGCATGATGGGCGGCGTAAATATTGAGGCAACAGTCAAACTGGCCCAAAGTATGTCGATTCCTGTTATTGCCTCGGGCGGCGTCCACAATATTGATGACGTTGAGGCTTTGTGTGCGGTGCAAGACGAAGGGATTGAAGGCGTTATCTGCGGTCGGTCAATTTATGAAGGCACACTCGATTTGCGCAGCGCGCAAGAGCGTGCTGACGAACTGACGGAGTCAGCTGACGCGGAAGATGATTTGTCGGAGCAGCCGGACGCTGATCAATCATGA
- the hisF gene encoding imidazole glycerol phosphate synthase subunit HisF produces MTLAKRIIPCLDVTNGRVVKGVNFTELRDAGDPVEIARRYDEQGADELTFLDITASSDNRDLILDIIEAVASQVFIPLTVGGGVRVVSDVRRLLNAGADKVSINTSAVTNPQLVADAASKYGSQCIVVAIDAKQTAPGKWEVFTHGGRTATGLDAIEWAQKMELLGAGEILLTSMDRDGTKAGFDLALTSSVSNAVRIPVIASGGVGGLQDLADGIKIGRADAVLAASIFHYGQHTVQEAKRFMAAQQIPMRLA; encoded by the coding sequence ATGACACTCGCCAAGCGTATCATTCCTTGCCTGGATGTGACCAATGGTCGCGTTGTGAAGGGCGTTAATTTTACCGAGCTGCGCGATGCTGGGGACCCGGTCGAAATTGCGCGTCGTTATGATGAGCAGGGCGCGGACGAGCTCACTTTCCTTGATATTACGGCTTCTTCGGACAACCGCGATCTGATTCTTGACATCATCGAAGCGGTAGCCTCGCAGGTATTTATTCCATTAACAGTCGGCGGCGGTGTACGTGTTGTTTCCGATGTCCGCCGTTTGTTAAACGCGGGTGCTGACAAGGTCAGCATTAACACTTCTGCCGTCACTAATCCGCAATTAGTCGCAGACGCGGCCAGCAAATACGGTTCGCAATGTATTGTCGTCGCCATCGATGCCAAACAAACGGCACCCGGAAAATGGGAAGTCTTTACGCACGGCGGTCGCACCGCGACTGGGCTGGATGCGATTGAGTGGGCGCAAAAGATGGAGCTACTTGGTGCCGGTGAAATTTTGTTGACCAGCATGGATCGTGATGGCACCAAGGCTGGATTCGATCTGGCGCTGACGAGTAGCGTCTCTAACGCGGTGAGAATTCCGGTGATTGCTTCCGGTGGCGTCGGTGGTTTGCAGGATCTGGCTGATGGTATCAAAATTGGTCGTGCGGATGCAGTATTGGCGGCGAGTATCTTCCATTATGGGCAACATACGGTACAAGAAGCCAAACGTTTTATGGCTGCACAACAAATTCCGATGAGGCTGGCATGA
- the hisI gene encoding phosphoribosyl-AMP cyclohydrolase, giving the protein MSVTWLNKVRWDEHGLVPVIAQEVGSGDVLMFAWMNRDALAKTVALGEAVYWSRSRKKLWHKGEESGHVQKVHEIRLDCDEDVVLLRVEQAGDIACHTGRHSCFFQKFEGSEKSGLWNAVEPVLKDPKIMYK; this is encoded by the coding sequence ATGAGTGTGACCTGGTTAAATAAAGTGAGATGGGATGAGCACGGTTTAGTGCCGGTCATCGCGCAAGAAGTCGGATCTGGCGATGTGTTGATGTTTGCCTGGATGAATCGTGATGCACTCGCAAAAACGGTTGCTCTGGGTGAGGCGGTGTATTGGAGCCGTTCGCGCAAGAAGCTTTGGCATAAAGGTGAAGAATCTGGTCACGTGCAAAAAGTGCATGAAATCCGCCTGGATTGTGATGAAGATGTCGTGCTGTTAAGAGTTGAGCAAGCCGGTGACATCGCATGTCATACGGGGCGCCACTCTTGTTTCTTCCAAAAGTTTGAAGGTTCGGAAAAATCAGGTCTCTGGAATGCCGTAGAGCCAGTCCTGAAAGATCCGAAGATAATGTATAAATGA
- a CDS encoding phosphoribosyl-ATP diphosphatase, protein MSETLRRLSEIIESRKLINGGDPEKSYVARLFSKGDDAILKKIGEEATETVMAAKDARVDGDKSHVLYECADLWFHSMIMLAQFDLTPQDVLDELARREGLSGIEEKANRKLIAREKEELQEIPVVQAVQNKQ, encoded by the coding sequence ATGAGTGAAACGTTACGGCGGTTGTCCGAAATTATCGAGTCGCGCAAGTTAATCAATGGCGGAGACCCGGAAAAATCGTATGTTGCCCGTTTGTTTTCGAAGGGCGACGATGCGATTTTGAAAAAAATCGGTGAAGAAGCGACCGAAACCGTGATGGCGGCCAAGGATGCGCGGGTCGATGGCGATAAATCACATGTGCTATATGAATGTGCCGACCTTTGGTTTCATTCGATGATCATGTTGGCGCAATTCGATTTAACGCCGCAGGATGTATTGGACGAGCTGGCGCGCCGCGAGGGTTTGTCCGGTATTGAAGAAAAAGCGAATCGCAAGCTGATTGCACGCGAAAAAGAAGAATTACAAGAAATTCCGGTTGTACAAGCAGTGCAAAACAAACAATAA
- a CDS encoding histidine triad nucleotide-binding protein, which produces MDNCIFCKIASKQISSNLIYEDDDVVAFHDHNPAAPVHFLIIPKQHISTLADCSEQHAALLGKMMLLVPRLAEEQGCGYKIDAEGQSSGGFKTLFNTGPDGGQEVYHLHVHVIGGPRPWKGQH; this is translated from the coding sequence TTGGACAACTGTATTTTTTGCAAGATCGCTTCTAAACAGATATCATCCAATCTCATTTACGAAGATGACGATGTAGTGGCTTTTCATGATCACAACCCGGCCGCACCGGTTCATTTTTTGATTATTCCAAAGCAACACATTTCTACTCTTGCAGATTGTAGCGAGCAACATGCAGCGTTGCTAGGTAAAATGATGTTATTAGTTCCGCGTCTGGCCGAAGAGCAGGGTTGCGGCTACAAAATCGATGCGGAAGGCCAGTCAAGCGGCGGCTTCAAGACTTTATTCAATACCGGTCCAGATGGCGGTCAAGAGGTATACCATTTGCATGTGCACGTTATCGGTGGGCCACGTCCCTGGAAGGGGCAACATTGA
- the tatA gene encoding Sec-independent protein translocase subunit TatA, with protein sequence MGSFSIWHWLIVLVIVMLVFGTKKIGNMGADLGKAVKGFKDGVKGEEEKEAEAQAVKPTIDVAAKEQDKTGR encoded by the coding sequence ATGGGTTCGTTCAGTATTTGGCACTGGTTAATAGTGCTGGTTATCGTGATGTTGGTATTCGGTACCAAAAAAATTGGCAATATGGGCGCTGATCTTGGAAAAGCCGTTAAAGGCTTTAAAGACGGTGTTAAAGGCGAAGAAGAGAAAGAAGCCGAAGCGCAAGCAGTCAAACCGACCATTGACGTTGCAGCCAAAGAACAGGATAAAACCGGCCGTTGA
- the tatB gene encoding Sec-independent protein translocase protein TatB, with protein MIDIGLTKLAVIGVVALVVIGPEKLPTVARMAGSLFGRAQRYINEVKSEVSREIELEGLRKMQKDVQDAASGFEDSVSRTISDTKDSLHAAWDDNLTDTPLVTGNVEQLARKAKNFRKKKLAKNSAIPGWYKSQNGRKARVISGAARVAKYRPAGRTKNNSSFYA; from the coding sequence ATGATTGATATTGGCCTCACGAAACTAGCAGTAATTGGCGTCGTTGCACTGGTTGTGATTGGACCGGAAAAATTGCCGACCGTAGCACGCATGGCGGGCTCGCTGTTTGGTCGCGCCCAGCGCTATATCAATGAGGTCAAATCCGAGGTCAGTCGTGAGATTGAGCTTGAAGGTTTGCGCAAGATGCAAAAAGACGTGCAGGACGCGGCCAGTGGATTTGAGGACAGTGTTTCACGGACAATCTCGGATACCAAAGATTCGTTGCACGCGGCATGGGATGACAATCTCACAGACACGCCGTTAGTGACAGGCAACGTCGAACAGCTTGCGCGTAAAGCCAAAAATTTTCGCAAGAAAAAACTCGCTAAAAATAGCGCTATTCCGGGCTGGTATAAAAGCCAGAATGGCCGGAAAGCGCGTGTTATCTCAGGCGCTGCGCGTGTTGCAAAATACCGTCCTGCCGGCCGGACCAAAAATAACTCTTCTTTTTACGCATGA
- the tatC gene encoding twin-arginine translocase subunit TatC, translating to MTEESKTSAVEETFISHLVELRNRIMKASIAVIVVFLCLMPWAANIYDLLAAPMIAALPTGSKMIATGVITPFLIPVKVTLLVAFVIALPWVLYQLWAFIAPGLYAHEKKLIAPLVISSSALFITGVAFCYFLVFKVIFHFINNFAPKSISVAPDIDSYFDFVMTMFIAFGLTFEVPIVVIVLVRMGLVSLEKLKAIRPYVVVGAFVVAAVVTPPDIMSQLLLAVPLCLLYEVGLLVAPLFVKATQAPKDAEETI from the coding sequence ATGACTGAAGAATCAAAAACCAGCGCCGTCGAGGAAACATTTATCTCGCATTTGGTGGAGTTGCGCAATCGCATCATGAAGGCGTCAATCGCGGTTATCGTGGTCTTTCTGTGCCTGATGCCTTGGGCGGCAAATATTTACGATCTGTTGGCCGCACCAATGATCGCAGCACTTCCGACCGGTAGCAAAATGATTGCTACCGGCGTGATAACGCCTTTTCTTATCCCGGTCAAGGTAACGTTGCTGGTGGCGTTCGTTATTGCCCTGCCGTGGGTTCTGTATCAATTGTGGGCATTCATTGCTCCAGGTTTGTACGCGCACGAAAAAAAGCTCATCGCACCGCTGGTGATTTCATCATCTGCCCTATTTATCACCGGGGTCGCTTTCTGTTACTTCCTGGTGTTTAAGGTCATTTTTCACTTCATTAACAACTTTGCACCCAAATCCATTTCGGTCGCGCCGGATATCGATAGTTATTTTGATTTTGTGATGACGATGTTCATCGCTTTCGGCTTGACGTTCGAGGTTCCAATCGTTGTGATCGTGTTGGTGCGTATGGGTCTGGTTTCGCTTGAAAAGCTGAAAGCAATTCGACCTTATGTCGTGGTCGGGGCGTTCGTCGTCGCGGCGGTGGTCACGCCGCCCGACATTATGAGCCAGTTATTATTGGCGGTGCCGCTGTGTCTGCTATATGAAGTCGGCCTTCTTGTTGCCCCTTTGTTCGTCAAGGCAACCCAAGCGCCGAAGGATGCTGAAGAAACTATCTGA
- a CDS encoding DUF2461 domain-containing protein: protein MHVRDLTQFLAELSENNNRAWFVMNKPRYDILRAEFLELVIRLIGEITRFDPAVAACNPKKALFRINRDMRFSHDKNPYKTTFSAAITASGLKRPSQGGGPMYYFHVNADGMLRIAAGEYIPPIDRLRAIRQQIVSDNIGFSKLIKNKKLIGSYNGLQIGEQLVRPPKGFDAASPHIDYIRLKSFLVRREQPINKMLGEAMEKELIASFKDAYPLVSWLRQINTFE, encoded by the coding sequence ATGCACGTGCGCGACCTGACGCAATTTTTGGCCGAATTATCGGAAAATAATAATCGTGCGTGGTTTGTGATGAACAAACCACGTTACGACATCTTGCGGGCGGAGTTTCTCGAGTTAGTCATTCGCCTTATCGGGGAAATTACACGTTTCGATCCTGCAGTGGCGGCCTGTAATCCTAAAAAAGCGCTGTTTAGAATTAACCGGGACATGCGCTTTTCGCACGATAAAAATCCGTATAAAACAACGTTTTCTGCCGCGATAACAGCTAGCGGCCTAAAGCGACCAAGCCAGGGCGGCGGGCCAATGTACTATTTTCACGTCAATGCCGATGGCATGTTGCGCATCGCGGCAGGAGAATATATACCGCCGATTGATCGTTTACGGGCTATCCGCCAACAAATCGTGAGCGATAACATTGGCTTTAGTAAGCTAATAAAAAATAAAAAATTAATTGGAAGTTACAACGGCCTTCAAATTGGCGAACAATTAGTGCGGCCGCCCAAAGGTTTTGACGCTGCATCGCCTCACATTGACTATATTCGACTGAAAAGTTTCTTGGTGCGTCGAGAGCAGCCAATCAATAAAATGCTCGGCGAGGCAATGGAAAAAGAACTTATCGCCAGCTTTAAGGATGCCTATCCGCTGGTCAGTTGGCTGCGTCAAATCAACACATTCGAATGA
- a CDS encoding Do family serine endopeptidase — protein MRRFWLLFAQTVTIGLAIWFILTTLKPEWVNGGLSANTRLHIATSKVPIQEAVPGTKAQNSYRDASKLAMPSVVNIFTTKEAKASPNPLLQDPLFKKYFGDRSEPEEKQSSLGSGVIVSSQGYILTNNHVVEAADEIEVGLADGRTATAKVVGSDPDTDLAVIKIDLPNLPAITLGHIDEASVGDVVLAIGNPFGVGQTVTMGIISALGRSHLGINAFENFIQTDAAINPGNSGGALVDTNGNLLGINTAIYSRTGGSLGIGFAIPVSTAKTVMESIINTGSVVRGYIGVEPQDITPELAESFGLAQKKGAIIAGVLKNGPADKAGIKPGDILVAINETPIADTTDLLNVVAKFAPGTKVKMEVIRKTKKMAIDLLIGKRPLLKQQEQE, from the coding sequence ATGCGACGTTTCTGGCTATTGTTTGCGCAAACCGTCACCATCGGTTTAGCGATCTGGTTCATTTTAACCACCCTCAAACCCGAATGGGTTAACGGCGGATTGAGCGCCAACACGCGATTACATATTGCCACCTCCAAGGTGCCAATTCAAGAAGCAGTTCCCGGCACAAAGGCCCAGAATTCATACCGCGATGCCTCAAAGCTCGCCATGCCTTCGGTCGTGAATATTTTCACTACAAAAGAAGCCAAGGCCTCGCCGAATCCGCTTTTGCAGGATCCATTATTCAAAAAATACTTTGGCGACCGATCAGAGCCAGAAGAAAAGCAGTCTAGCCTCGGCTCGGGCGTCATCGTCAGTTCTCAAGGTTATATTTTGACCAATAACCATGTGGTCGAAGCCGCTGACGAAATTGAAGTGGGACTGGCAGATGGGCGTACCGCCACCGCGAAAGTCGTCGGTAGTGACCCTGACACCGATCTGGCGGTGATTAAGATTGACTTGCCAAACTTGCCAGCGATTACGCTCGGCCATATCGATGAGGCCAGCGTAGGTGACGTCGTATTGGCAATCGGCAATCCGTTCGGGGTCGGTCAGACTGTCACCATGGGAATCATTTCCGCACTTGGTCGCAGTCATCTCGGTATCAACGCATTCGAAAATTTTATTCAAACCGACGCCGCGATCAATCCCGGCAATTCAGGCGGCGCACTGGTTGATACCAATGGCAATCTGCTCGGTATCAATACAGCAATTTACTCTCGTACCGGTGGTTCGTTGGGGATCGGTTTCGCCATTCCGGTATCAACCGCTAAAACGGTCATGGAATCAATCATCAATACCGGTAGCGTGGTGCGCGGCTATATTGGTGTTGAGCCACAAGATATTACCCCTGAACTGGCGGAAAGCTTTGGCCTGGCGCAGAAAAAGGGCGCAATTATTGCGGGCGTTCTGAAAAATGGTCCAGCAGATAAGGCCGGCATAAAACCCGGCGATATTCTGGTGGCAATTAATGAGACGCCGATTGCAGACACGACGGACCTACTTAATGTGGTCGCAAAATTTGCGCCCGGTACCAAGGTCAAAATGGAAGTGATCCGTAAAACGAAAAAAATGGCGATTGATCTGTTAATTGGCAAGCGTCCGCTCCTCAAACAACAAGAACAAGAATAG
- a CDS encoding Nif3-like dinuclear metal center hexameric protein codes for MHQKLVSKKPVSRVQLEKYMAEMLNITQYRDYCPNGLQVEGRTDISTLITGVTASQALLEAALEAGADAILVHHGYFWRGEDARVIGPKHNRLKLLLTHDINLFAYHLPLDAHATLGNNAQLASELGLVENGRFGEDNLGWLGSVADPAVRTVGDLAQLIERKLRRQPTLIGDPSQPLGQIAWCTGAAQNLLGAAITAGASVYMSGEISEPTVHLARESGVAYLAAGHHATERYGVQALGQHLAEHFGMTHQFIDIDNPV; via the coding sequence ATGCATCAAAAGTTGGTGAGTAAAAAGCCGGTAAGCCGCGTGCAACTTGAAAAATATATGGCAGAAATGCTAAATATTACACAATACCGTGATTATTGCCCAAATGGCCTGCAGGTGGAAGGGCGCACTGACATATCCACACTGATTACTGGCGTCACCGCTAGTCAGGCTTTGCTTGAAGCAGCGCTTGAAGCCGGTGCTGATGCGATACTTGTGCACCACGGTTACTTCTGGCGAGGCGAGGACGCGCGGGTGATTGGGCCTAAACACAATAGACTGAAATTGCTTTTGACGCACGACATTAATCTATTTGCCTATCATTTGCCACTAGATGCACATGCGACATTGGGGAATAACGCGCAGTTGGCAAGCGAACTGGGACTGGTTGAAAATGGACGTTTTGGTGAGGATAACCTTGGCTGGCTGGGTTCCGTCGCTGATCCTGCGGTCCGGACAGTGGGTGATCTGGCGCAATTAATTGAGCGAAAACTGCGGCGTCAGCCAACGCTGATCGGTGACCCGTCGCAGCCGTTGGGGCAGATTGCCTGGTGTACCGGCGCGGCCCAAAATTTATTGGGTGCTGCGATTACGGCGGGTGCAAGCGTATATATGAGTGGTGAAATTTCGGAGCCGACCGTCCATTTGGCGCGTGAATCCGGCGTCGCCTATCTGGCCGCGGGACATCACGCCACCGAACGCTACGGCGTGCAAGCCTTGGGCCAGCACCTTGCGGAACACTTTGGCATGACGCATCAATTTATTGATATTGATAATCCAGTTTAA
- a CDS encoding RNA-binding S4 domain-containing protein, producing the protein MQNLVETVRIDKWLWAARFFKTRSLATEAVLTGKVALNGDRVKPAHNVKVGDTLAINNSANEWEVVVQRLADVRGSAAIAQTLYTETEQSLKKREVVAEDRKYFHEPTMRIKGRPTKRDRRLIDKNQT; encoded by the coding sequence ATGCAAAATTTAGTAGAAACGGTACGCATCGATAAATGGTTGTGGGCGGCCCGATTTTTTAAGACCCGTTCACTCGCTACAGAGGCGGTTCTTACCGGCAAGGTCGCCCTGAACGGCGATCGGGTCAAGCCTGCGCACAATGTCAAAGTCGGTGATACGTTGGCTATCAACAATAGTGCCAACGAATGGGAGGTCGTCGTGCAGCGCCTCGCCGACGTGCGGGGATCGGCTGCGATCGCACAAACGTTGTATACGGAAACCGAACAAAGCCTCAAAAAACGCGAAGTTGTGGCAGAAGACCGAAAATACTTTCACGAGCCGACGATGCGCATAAAAGGACGCCCAACCAAGCGCGACCGGCGATTGATTGATAAAAATCAGACATGA
- a CDS encoding TetR/AcrR family transcriptional regulator — translation MRKGELTRVAILDVALDLASRNGLEGLTIGLLAEKMSMSKSGVFAHFGSREDLQIEVVKLYHRHFEQEVFYPSIKEARGLPRLRGMFARWIKQVTIEISSGCIYISGAVEYDDRPGQIRDQLVSMVDTWQKALCRCVRQSIESHHLRTDTDADQLVYEMYGLILGLHHDARFLKKAGSEERAQAGFDRLIQSYQSNRSNMPEQKDASNTVSAKNLTSSAHKAV, via the coding sequence ATGCGAAAAGGCGAACTCACGCGCGTTGCCATTCTCGATGTAGCGCTTGATCTTGCCAGCCGCAATGGCCTGGAAGGGCTCACGATAGGTTTGCTGGCTGAAAAAATGAGCATGAGCAAGTCGGGTGTATTCGCGCATTTCGGCTCACGTGAAGATCTGCAAATTGAAGTCGTCAAACTTTACCATCGTCATTTTGAACAAGAAGTATTTTATCCAAGCATCAAGGAAGCACGCGGATTACCTCGCTTGCGCGGCATGTTTGCGCGTTGGATCAAACAAGTCACGATCGAGATTTCATCCGGCTGTATCTACATTAGCGGTGCAGTTGAATACGACGATCGTCCGGGACAAATCCGCGACCAATTAGTATCGATGGTCGATACCTGGCAAAAAGCTTTATGCCGTTGCGTGCGCCAGTCAATTGAATCACATCATCTGCGCACCGATACCGATGCCGACCAATTAGTCTATGAGATGTATGGCTTGATTTTGGGTTTACATCACGATGCCCGCTTTCTAAAAAAAGCTGGTAGCGAAGAACGTGCGCAAGCTGGCTTTGATCGCCTCATTCAAAGTTATCAAAGTAATCGCAGCAACATGCCAGAACAAAAAGACGCCAGCAACACGGTGTCAGCAAAAAATCTAACTTCGTCTGCGCATAAAGCAGTCTGA